One window from the genome of Anaerotruncus rubiinfantis encodes:
- a CDS encoding ATP-binding cassette domain-containing protein, whose protein sequence is MLTVENLRVGYPRAKAPVIDGLSFSLSSGGVLAVLGPSGCGKTTLLNLLGGTMAPQAGSVSFSGKPLTPEKVSIGLIPQHYGLLPWKTVRENIRFCSDLRGNTDETALQKLCARLGLLPLLGRYPRELSGGQAQRTALARALLMQPQLLLMDEPFAALDAAAAWHAKLLCQNLLAECGATAIIVTHRPEEALFLAGQIAVMQPGGRFRLVAENPWRGIDGCDAPGFHTFSRRLRTALLQAAGEGGGNF, encoded by the coding sequence ATGCTTACAGTGGAAAATCTGCGGGTGGGCTATCCCCGCGCGAAAGCACCGGTCATCGACGGGCTTTCGTTCAGCCTGTCCTCCGGCGGCGTACTGGCGGTTTTAGGGCCGTCCGGCTGCGGCAAAACAACGCTCCTAAACCTGCTTGGCGGGACAATGGCACCGCAGGCAGGTTCGGTTTCCTTCTCTGGAAAGCCGCTCACACCCGAAAAAGTATCCATCGGGCTTATCCCACAGCATTACGGCCTGCTCCCCTGGAAAACCGTCCGGGAAAATATCCGATTCTGTTCGGATTTGCGCGGAAATACGGATGAAACCGCGCTACAAAAACTCTGCGCACGGCTTGGCCTGCTGCCGCTCCTTGGCCGGTATCCGCGGGAATTGAGCGGCGGACAGGCGCAACGGACCGCGCTGGCGCGCGCTTTGCTTATGCAGCCGCAGCTTCTGCTGATGGACGAACCGTTCGCCGCGCTTGACGCGGCCGCGGCCTGGCACGCAAAGCTCCTCTGCCAGAATCTGCTCGCCGAATGCGGCGCGACTGCAATTATCGTCACTCACCGGCCCGAAGAAGCACTTTTCCTCGCCGGGCAGATCGCGGTGATGCAGCCGGGCGGGCGGTTCCGCCTCGTCGCCGAAAATCCCTGGAGAGGGATTGACGGCTGCGATGCTCCCGGCTTCCACACTTTTTCACGGCGGCTGCGGACAGCGCTTTTGCAGGCCGCCGGAGAGGGAGGGGGGAATTTTTGA
- a CDS encoding ABC transporter permease: MKKCVCFLLGFVTLNLLWLAAALLLGTRALPGPFTVYAHFGEVFSSGIISHIGASLLRIATALLLAFACGVPIGLLMASSAHWGRLLHPLVYFSYPIPKTALLPVAMLLLGLGDGSKVLILSLTVLFQVIVAARDAAAGIDPGFYQVAISAGAPKSALLWQITLPAILPELFTSLRIGMGTSLAVLLLVEAYGTRAGVGYYILDAWSRIDYTEMYGGIIVISLTGAALFLAADLLFAKLCRWKS, encoded by the coding sequence TTGAAAAAATGCGTGTGTTTTCTGCTTGGATTTGTGACGCTCAACCTGCTGTGGCTGGCAGCGGCACTGCTGCTAGGCACCCGCGCGCTACCGGGTCCTTTCACTGTCTATGCACATTTCGGCGAGGTGTTTTCGTCTGGAATTATCTCCCATATCGGCGCAAGCCTTCTTCGGATTGCAACGGCTTTGCTGCTTGCATTTGCATGCGGCGTTCCAATCGGGCTTTTGATGGCGTCTTCTGCCCACTGGGGCAGGCTTCTGCATCCGCTTGTCTACTTTTCCTATCCCATTCCCAAGACCGCTCTGCTGCCGGTCGCGATGCTGCTGCTCGGGCTGGGAGACGGCTCAAAGGTGCTAATCCTTTCGCTCACGGTACTTTTTCAGGTGATCGTGGCCGCGCGCGACGCGGCCGCCGGGATCGACCCGGGTTTTTACCAGGTGGCAATCAGCGCCGGAGCCCCAAAAAGCGCGCTTCTTTGGCAGATCACCCTGCCCGCCATCCTGCCGGAACTGTTTACCAGTCTGCGCATCGGCATGGGCACCTCGCTGGCGGTGCTCCTGCTGGTGGAGGCTTACGGAACCCGTGCCGGGGTCGGCTACTATATCCTCGATGCGTGGTCTCGGATCGATTACACCGAAATGTACGGCGGCATCATTGTGATTTCGCTCACCGGCGCGGCGCTTTTCCTTGCGGCAGATCTGCTCTTTGCGAAGCTCTGCCGCTGGAAAAGCTGA
- a CDS encoding AraC family transcriptional regulator, whose amino-acid sequence MEWLDRMNEALDYIEGNLDGKIDLSAAARLACCSVYHFQRMFPYITGIPLSEYIRRRRMTRAAFDLQNGAKVLDTALRYGYESPTAFSRAFQNVHGVPPSAAQKQGAPLKAYGRISFKITVKGDTEMDYRIVKREAFRIVGLCEPLDRDLEKNFELVPQMWARAAMSGAVEKLAALMDSEPKGVLGVSACMSGDDWAYYIGVASNLPVPEGLPGAQEYTVPACTWAVFPGTGPMPGAIQEIEKRAVTEWLPTSGYEYADAPDIELYTTPNPQDAMFEVWLPVRKQEA is encoded by the coding sequence ATGGAATGGCTGGACCGGATGAACGAAGCACTGGACTATATTGAAGGCAATCTTGATGGGAAGATCGACCTTTCGGCGGCGGCGCGGCTCGCATGCTGTTCGGTCTATCATTTTCAGAGGATGTTCCCCTATATCACGGGGATACCGCTTTCGGAATATATCCGCCGCAGGCGGATGACCCGGGCGGCCTTCGACCTGCAAAACGGCGCAAAGGTGCTCGACACCGCGCTGCGGTATGGCTACGAATCGCCCACGGCGTTCAGCCGGGCCTTTCAGAACGTACATGGGGTGCCGCCTTCCGCCGCGCAAAAGCAAGGCGCGCCGCTCAAGGCATATGGTCGGATCAGCTTCAAAATTACCGTCAAAGGGGATACCGAAATGGATTATCGGATTGTCAAACGGGAAGCGTTCCGGATCGTGGGGCTCTGTGAGCCGCTCGACCGGGATCTGGAGAAAAATTTTGAGCTGGTGCCGCAGATGTGGGCCCGCGCTGCAATGAGCGGCGCGGTGGAAAAGCTGGCCGCGCTGATGGACAGCGAACCAAAAGGCGTGCTCGGTGTGAGTGCCTGTATGAGCGGGGACGATTGGGCCTACTATATCGGCGTCGCGTCAAACCTTCCGGTGCCGGAAGGCTTGCCGGGTGCCCAGGAGTATACCGTCCCAGCCTGTACCTGGGCGGTGTTTCCGGGGACCGGCCCGATGCCGGGCGCGATTCAGGAGATCGAAAAGCGCGCGGTTACCGAATGGCTGCCCACCTCCGGTTATGAATACGCCGACGCTCCGGACATTGAGCTTTATACCACTCCAAACCCGCAGGACGCGATGTTCGAGGTATGGCTGCCGGTGCGCAAACAGGAAGCTTAA
- a CDS encoding DUF5662 family protein — protein MKWWGHLCTINHHKWLVMKHCFAVGLYKQGLLHDLSKYTPVEFMAGAKYFQGSRSPNEAERLEKGYSAAWLHHKGRNKHHLEYWIDYSPREDFRMAGMKMPVNYVAEMVCDRIAASKTYRRGAYTDADPYEYFLHSRDHYLIHPETRALLEELLLMLRNEGEQKTFAHIRRQVLGKGG, from the coding sequence ATGAAATGGTGGGGGCATTTGTGCACGATCAATCATCACAAGTGGCTGGTGATGAAGCATTGCTTTGCGGTCGGACTTTATAAGCAGGGCCTGCTGCACGATCTTTCAAAGTACACGCCGGTTGAATTTATGGCCGGGGCGAAATATTTTCAGGGCAGCCGCAGCCCAAATGAGGCGGAACGGCTGGAAAAAGGCTACAGCGCGGCCTGGCTGCATCACAAAGGCCGCAATAAGCACCATCTGGAGTATTGGATCGATTACAGCCCGCGGGAGGACTTTCGGATGGCGGGCATGAAGATGCCGGTAAACTATGTTGCGGAGATGGTTTGCGACCGTATCGCGGCCAGCAAGACCTATCGCAGAGGCGCCTATACCGATGCCGATCCGTACGAATATTTTCTGCATTCCCGCGACCATTACCTGATCCATCCCGAAACCCGCGCACTGCTTGAGGAGCTGCTCTTGATGCTGCGAAACGAAGGGGAGCAAAAAACCTTTGCCCATATCCGCAGGCAGGTGCTCGGCAAAGGCGGGTAG
- a CDS encoding DUF4261 domain-containing protein, with protein sequence MREEQKEFHQDPDSKAEFPAAYFIELLFEREGKLPAADEIARRIGEKIGRTDMMFDSEQMYIFHLKDKPVAYRDKKTFPAGISIGGYLPFDPQTVTGFERSQYWNVENADALLARCRYKVLLGDWMAAGLPYAERAELLQGWLELAWEWFPDCAAVRFPVSGKLMTADQCRDNPYEGALRFLHGGINLRFFNIAGREEYLADSMGLFALGLPDVQCHFHTLDPNEVVGLVFNVAAYLFEKGDVIADGETVPGLGGDERWHCQHENSLIQPSRVVLDLNPGRYAAGRRQEDPERAVFRKPAKASCGELENE encoded by the coding sequence ATGCGCGAAGAACAAAAAGAATTCCACCAGGACCCCGATTCCAAGGCGGAATTTCCCGCCGCATATTTTATTGAGCTGCTTTTCGAACGGGAGGGGAAACTGCCCGCCGCGGATGAAATTGCGCGGCGGATTGGGGAGAAAATTGGCCGGACCGATATGATGTTTGACAGCGAACAAATGTATATCTTTCATCTCAAGGATAAGCCGGTCGCCTATCGGGACAAAAAGACCTTCCCGGCCGGAATTTCAATCGGCGGCTATCTGCCGTTCGATCCGCAGACAGTCACTGGTTTTGAGCGAAGCCAGTACTGGAATGTGGAGAACGCGGATGCGCTGCTTGCACGGTGCCGCTACAAGGTGCTGCTCGGCGATTGGATGGCTGCTGGCTTGCCATATGCCGAGCGGGCGGAACTTTTGCAGGGCTGGCTTGAGCTGGCGTGGGAATGGTTCCCGGACTGCGCCGCGGTGCGGTTCCCGGTGAGTGGGAAGCTGATGACAGCGGACCAGTGCCGGGATAACCCATATGAGGGCGCGCTGCGGTTTTTACACGGCGGGATCAACCTGCGCTTTTTTAATATCGCGGGGCGGGAGGAATATCTCGCGGACTCAATGGGGCTTTTTGCACTTGGCCTGCCGGATGTGCAGTGCCATTTCCACACGCTTGACCCGAATGAGGTGGTTGGGCTGGTGTTCAATGTGGCTGCTTACCTGTTCGAGAAAGGCGATGTCATTGCGGATGGAGAAACCGTTCCGGGGCTTGGCGGGGATGAAAGGTGGCATTGCCAGCATGAGAATTCGCTCATCCAGCCGAGCCGTGTGGTGCTCGACCTGAATCCGGGAAGATATGCCGCGGGCAGGCGGCAGGAGGACCCGGAACGCGCTGTTTTTCGGAAGCCTGCAAAGGCTTCCTGTGGCGAATTGGAAAATGAATGA
- a CDS encoding YjdF family protein, with the protein MCSITARFTVYFEDPFWVGVIERVENGRLEAARIVFGAEPKDYEVYACLLKNYTRLRFSPPVAADREGVRRPNPKRMQRQIAAGLSQSGVGTKAQQALRQMHEAGKAERKARRKNFSAAQKQRKFELRQQKKKEKHRGG; encoded by the coding sequence ATGTGCAGCATCACAGCGCGGTTTACCGTGTATTTTGAGGACCCGTTCTGGGTAGGCGTGATTGAACGGGTTGAAAACGGCAGGCTTGAGGCCGCCCGGATCGTTTTTGGCGCTGAGCCGAAGGATTATGAGGTCTATGCATGTCTCCTCAAAAATTACACCCGCCTGCGTTTTAGTCCGCCGGTCGCGGCAGACAGGGAAGGCGTACGCAGGCCAAATCCCAAACGGATGCAGCGGCAGATTGCGGCTGGACTTTCCCAGTCCGGCGTCGGCACCAAGGCGCAGCAGGCGCTGAGGCAGATGCATGAAGCGGGAAAGGCTGAACGCAAAGCCCGGCGGAAAAATTTTTCCGCCGCACAAAAGCAGCGGAAATTCGAGCTGCGCCAGCAAAAGAAAAAAGAAAAACACCGGGGCGGCTGA
- a CDS encoding helix-turn-helix transcriptional regulator encodes MQINRLFEITYLLIERGRMTAAELAERFEVSTRTIYRDLEILSGAGIPVYTDRGKGGGIRMMEQFVLGRSLLTEGEQDRLLAGLQGLSALDVPEAKAALQKLAALFGRPQNTWLEVDLSPWGDGADKQVQFSLLQEAVQCRRVIVFDYFGANGVASRRQVEPLKLLFKGRGWYLYGFCRQRQGFRLFKCGRMRRVELTGEQVTREAPDMIFSNAASIEMITLRLRLDAGLAYRVYDEFPPEQVERLPDGGFLVKMQAAAGEWVFSFLLSLGPQAQVLGPAWVREGMQKRLEQMQKAYQTPHPLADEGKKA; translated from the coding sequence ATGCAGATAAACCGGCTGTTTGAAATTACATACCTGCTCATCGAACGCGGCAGGATGACCGCGGCCGAACTGGCAGAGCGGTTCGAAGTCTCAACCCGCACCATCTACCGCGACCTGGAAATCCTTTCGGGCGCGGGAATCCCGGTGTATACCGACCGTGGAAAAGGCGGGGGCATCCGGATGATGGAACAATTTGTGCTGGGCCGATCGCTGCTCACCGAAGGGGAGCAGGACCGGCTGCTCGCGGGTCTGCAGGGACTGAGCGCGCTGGACGTGCCCGAAGCCAAGGCCGCTCTCCAAAAGCTGGCGGCGCTTTTTGGCAGGCCGCAGAACACCTGGCTGGAGGTGGACCTTTCCCCATGGGGGGACGGCGCGGACAAACAGGTGCAGTTTTCGCTTTTGCAGGAAGCGGTGCAGTGCCGCCGGGTGATTGTTTTCGACTATTTCGGCGCGAACGGAGTGGCCTCCCGCCGGCAGGTTGAGCCGCTCAAGCTCCTGTTCAAGGGCCGTGGATGGTATCTTTATGGCTTCTGCCGGCAGCGGCAGGGCTTCCGGCTTTTTAAATGCGGACGGATGCGCCGCGTGGAACTCACCGGGGAACAGGTGACCCGGGAAGCGCCCGACATGATTTTTTCAAACGCGGCGTCAATCGAGATGATTACCCTGCGGCTGCGTCTGGACGCGGGACTCGCCTATCGGGTGTATGACGAGTTCCCCCCGGAACAGGTCGAGCGCCTGCCAGACGGTGGATTTCTGGTTAAAATGCAGGCCGCGGCCGGTGAATGGGTGTTCAGCTTTCTTTTGTCGCTCGGCCCGCAGGCACAGGTGCTCGGGCCGGCGTGGGTGCGTGAAGGAATGCAAAAACGGCTCGAACAGATGCAGAAGGCCTATCAAACTCCGCACCCGCTTGCGGACGAAGGCAAAAAAGCGTAA
- a CDS encoding MATE family efflux transporter, translating to MHLIHIDKILRKTPAAGEIPDERELLQNTMQVAWPSIVESFLVSLVGMIDMIMVGSLGSYAIAAVGLTTQPKFIGLAIFVSLNVAVSALVARRRGEQDQESANKVLVQALLITLGLTVVVTALCVGFADQIIRFAGSAPDTHADAVAYFRIIMGGLIFNSVTLVINAAQRGAGNTRIAMRTNMVSNGVNLLFNYLLIGGNFGFPKLGVKGAAIATVIGTVFGLVLSVRSVSHPDQFLYFHGLRHVRFDRRTIRTITSISSSTLAEQVFLRIGFFTYAIIVAHLGTVAFAAHQIGMNLLTINFSLGDGLSAASIALVGRSLGENRADLARIYGSVCQRIGLFFSCVLAVIYLSVGKYIFMLFSQEAQILAFAPVIITPMILIVFMQIANVTFSGCLRAAGDTVFVAVVSLISVTFIRPFSGWLFCYPLQMGLMGAWLGLTVDQALRSLLNGLRFAGGRWTKIKI from the coding sequence GTGCACCTCATCCATATCGATAAAATTCTGCGCAAGACCCCGGCCGCCGGGGAAATCCCGGATGAACGGGAGCTTTTACAAAACACAATGCAGGTCGCGTGGCCGTCGATCGTGGAATCTTTTCTGGTGAGCCTTGTCGGCATGATCGATATGATCATGGTCGGTTCACTCGGCTCCTATGCAATTGCGGCGGTTGGGCTCACCACCCAGCCGAAATTTATCGGGCTTGCGATCTTCGTCTCGCTCAATGTGGCTGTTTCCGCCCTGGTTGCGCGCAGGCGCGGCGAACAGGATCAGGAAAGCGCCAACAAGGTGCTCGTGCAGGCGCTTCTCATCACGCTGGGGCTCACGGTGGTTGTCACGGCGCTCTGCGTGGGGTTTGCCGACCAGATCATCCGTTTTGCCGGTTCCGCGCCGGACACCCACGCGGATGCGGTCGCGTACTTCAGGATCATCATGGGAGGGCTCATCTTCAACTCGGTCACACTGGTGATCAATGCCGCCCAGCGCGGCGCGGGCAACACCCGTATTGCCATGCGCACCAATATGGTTTCCAACGGGGTGAACCTCCTTTTCAATTACCTGCTGATCGGCGGCAATTTTGGTTTTCCCAAGCTTGGCGTCAAAGGCGCGGCGATCGCAACGGTTATCGGCACCGTATTCGGACTTGTCCTGAGCGTCCGTTCGGTCTCTCATCCCGACCAGTTTTTGTATTTCCACGGCCTGCGGCATGTGCGTTTTGACCGGCGGACCATCCGCACCATCACCAGCATCTCCTCCAGCACGCTGGCGGAACAGGTCTTTTTGCGGATCGGCTTTTTCACCTACGCTATCATCGTTGCCCATCTTGGCACCGTGGCGTTCGCCGCGCACCAGATCGGCATGAATCTGCTGACCATCAACTTTTCCCTCGGCGACGGGCTTTCCGCTGCTTCAATCGCCCTGGTCGGCCGCAGCCTTGGGGAAAACCGCGCTGACCTCGCGCGCATCTACGGCAGCGTCTGCCAGCGGATCGGGCTTTTCTTCTCCTGTGTCCTGGCTGTTATTTACCTTTCTGTAGGGAAATATATCTTTATGCTTTTTTCGCAGGAAGCGCAAATCCTTGCTTTCGCACCGGTCATCATCACTCCCATGATCCTCATCGTTTTCATGCAGATTGCAAACGTCACTTTTTCCGGCTGCCTGCGCGCCGCCGGAGATACCGTTTTCGTCGCGGTTGTTTCGCTCATCAGCGTCACCTTTATCCGCCCGTTTTCCGGCTGGCTCTTCTGTTATCCGCTGCAAATGGGCCTGATGGGCGCGTGGCTCGGTCTCACCGTGGATCAGGCGCTGCGTTCTCTTCTAAACGGCCTGCGTTTTGCCGGCGGCCGTTGGACCAAAATCAAAATATAA